A window of the Syntrophothermus lipocalidus DSM 12680 genome harbors these coding sequences:
- a CDS encoding class I adenylate-forming enzyme family protein: MVMNVCGLVSRNASLRPHSKAIICGDDGRIYSWSEFEKMVTRFSNALASMGVEKGDRVAIYLPNSPEFLFTYFAVARIGAIAVPFNILFRSGEITYVLNNSRAKVLVGASAETREYLAGAGGDVPHLEKVITVGERINGSLDFHALVSRAPEAFDVVDCSPDDIVSILYTSGTTGQPKGAMHSHGNLMAIGTLSSRILRIDDQDVLLTPTPFCHICFVLSALGPLNVGACSVTMRRFSPDKALELISRYRVTHFTGVPTMFIYMLHHFEEDKYDLTSWKYAYAAGASMPVQYIKEVEEKFGVEFAELYGLTETTSTVTYNRIGHGKKGSVGLAAEGTEVKLVDEAGNQARVGEVGEILVKGPGVFKGYWEMPEATREAFDGEWYRTGDLGKYDEEGYLYIVGRKKEMIVCGGYNVYPREIEEVICQHPKVAEAAVVGVRDSARNEIPKAFVRLNEGEEMTEQELLEFCAQRMASYKVPRQVEFVPELPKSPSGKILKRLLPAS; this comes from the coding sequence ATGGTAATGAACGTCTGCGGGCTAGTAAGTAGAAATGCCTCGCTTCGCCCGCACAGTAAGGCTATTATTTGCGGTGATGACGGGAGGATATATAGCTGGTCCGAGTTTGAGAAGATGGTCACGAGATTCAGCAATGCCCTGGCAAGTATGGGGGTGGAAAAAGGGGATAGGGTGGCAATTTACCTGCCGAATTCGCCGGAGTTTTTATTCACGTATTTCGCAGTAGCAAGGATAGGAGCCATAGCCGTTCCGTTTAACATTTTGTTCAGAAGCGGAGAAATAACGTATGTCCTCAACAATTCAAGGGCCAAGGTGCTGGTTGGTGCTTCGGCCGAGACGAGAGAGTACCTTGCCGGCGCCGGGGGTGACGTGCCTCATCTAGAAAAGGTCATTACAGTGGGGGAACGGATAAATGGAAGCCTCGATTTCCATGCGTTGGTGTCGCGTGCTCCAGAAGCGTTCGATGTGGTTGACTGCAGCCCTGATGATATAGTATCTATACTTTACACCTCGGGCACCACCGGACAGCCGAAAGGAGCTATGCACAGTCACGGGAATTTGATGGCCATCGGGACACTGAGCTCAAGAATCTTACGAATTGACGACCAAGACGTTCTGCTGACGCCGACTCCCTTCTGTCATATATGTTTTGTGTTGAGCGCGCTGGGGCCTCTGAATGTAGGAGCCTGCTCAGTGACTATGCGGAGATTCAGTCCGGACAAGGCACTGGAGCTGATATCGCGCTACCGGGTCACTCACTTCACCGGTGTTCCTACCATGTTTATATACATGCTGCATCATTTCGAAGAGGATAAATACGACCTCACGTCTTGGAAGTATGCGTATGCTGCGGGAGCTTCTATGCCGGTCCAATATATTAAGGAAGTAGAAGAGAAGTTCGGAGTAGAGTTTGCAGAACTGTACGGTCTCACCGAGACTACCTCCACGGTAACGTATAATAGGATCGGACACGGTAAGAAGGGATCAGTTGGGCTCGCGGCTGAGGGGACCGAAGTGAAGCTGGTGGACGAGGCCGGAAACCAGGCCCGGGTCGGTGAAGTTGGCGAGATACTGGTGAAGGGACCCGGAGTTTTCAAGGGTTACTGGGAAATGCCGGAGGCAACCAGGGAGGCATTCGACGGGGAGTGGTATCGCACTGGTGACCTTGGGAAATACGATGAGGAAGGGTACTTGTACATTGTTGGAAGGAAGAAGGAGATGATAGTTTGCGGTGGATACAATGTCTATCCTCGGGAGATCGAAGAGGTTATTTGCCAACACCCAAAGGTCGCGGAAGCTGCCGTTGTGGGCGTTAGAGATTCGGCTAGAAACGAGATTCCCAAGGCCTTTGTCCGACTGAACGAGGGCGAGGAGATGACGGAGCAAGAACTACTAGAATTCTGCGCGCAGAGAATGGCTTCTTATAAGGTACCGCGTCAGGTGGAATTTGTACCCGAGTTGCCGAAGAGCCCCTCAGGGAAAATCCTAAAGAGATTGCTACCCGCAAGCTAA
- a CDS encoding acetate uptake transporter family protein: protein MSGNNSGAGFANPTPAGLVALSMACFAFFALLTGRVDHSTTPVMAFWLLGGFIVQIVTGVIELREGNLPGGNIFTWFAAFFMFTTGCVFLFEYLGHSLNWHMSGAVEGWAWAALTLSLLFWTPAYLKAPLYLFAAIVFMDVACPMLTLMKLGILAPTVAPIIGWLMLIAGLLGLWLGACIVVNGVFGREVYPCPGPILKD, encoded by the coding sequence ATGTCGGGAAATAATTCGGGCGCAGGATTCGCTAATCCGACCCCTGCGGGTCTGGTGGCACTATCAATGGCTTGCTTCGCGTTCTTTGCACTGTTAACGGGAAGGGTAGACCACTCGACCACACCGGTTATGGCTTTTTGGCTGCTCGGCGGGTTCATTGTACAGATAGTGACAGGCGTCATTGAGCTGAGAGAGGGTAATCTTCCGGGAGGTAACATATTCACTTGGTTCGCCGCATTCTTTATGTTCACTACCGGGTGTGTCTTCCTTTTTGAGTATCTCGGGCATTCTCTTAACTGGCATATGAGTGGTGCCGTAGAAGGGTGGGCCTGGGCAGCATTGACGTTATCGTTATTATTCTGGACACCGGCTTATCTCAAGGCGCCGCTGTATTTGTTCGCAGCGATAGTGTTTATGGATGTTGCTTGTCCAATGCTTACTCTGATGAAGCTAGGCATCCTGGCTCCGACGGTTGCTCCTATTATTGGGTGGCTCATGCTAATCGCGGGTTTACTCGGTCTGTGGCTAGGGGCCTGCATAGTCGTCAACGGGGTCTTTGGACGAGAGGTATATCCCTGCCCGGGACCCATTTTAAAGGATTAA
- a CDS encoding 3-hydroxyacyl-CoA dehydrogenase family protein: MTIKKIGVLGAGAMGTGIAQVAAQAGYEVVLGDVEMAFVERSVANIGKLLDKNVEKGKMTAEQKNAIMGRFTLTTNLDDFATVDYFIEAIVEDLEIKKSTLAKVDKVLKPDVVMASNTSSMSITVLGSATNRPEKFVGMHFFNPVPVMRLCEIIRGYKTSDETVKIASELAQAFGKTTVEVKKDTPGFIVNRVMMPQFLEAIRLVEEGVATPQDIDTAVTLGLNYPMGPFTLMDFTGIDISKFVLDYFYEETKNPFWAPPYTLKAIIRAGKLGRKTGAGWYDYSK; the protein is encoded by the coding sequence ATGACAATCAAGAAAATAGGCGTGTTGGGAGCCGGCGCAATGGGGACAGGTATAGCCCAGGTTGCGGCACAGGCCGGTTATGAAGTAGTCCTGGGTGATGTTGAGATGGCCTTCGTCGAGAGGTCGGTGGCCAATATAGGCAAGCTTCTGGACAAGAACGTAGAAAAGGGCAAAATGACCGCTGAACAAAAGAATGCTATCATGGGCCGCTTCACTCTTACCACGAACCTAGATGATTTTGCCACCGTTGACTACTTCATAGAAGCCATTGTCGAGGACCTCGAGATCAAGAAATCTACTTTAGCGAAGGTTGACAAGGTATTAAAACCCGATGTCGTCATGGCTAGCAACACTTCCTCAATGTCTATCACGGTTCTGGGATCTGCCACCAATAGGCCGGAAAAATTTGTGGGTATGCATTTCTTCAATCCAGTTCCGGTTATGAGGCTTTGCGAAATCATCCGCGGCTACAAGACCAGCGATGAAACCGTGAAAATAGCTTCTGAGCTTGCTCAGGCCTTTGGCAAGACCACTGTTGAAGTCAAGAAGGACACCCCAGGATTCATCGTAAATCGGGTAATGATGCCTCAGTTCCTGGAGGCTATTCGCCTGGTTGAGGAAGGGGTTGCTACTCCGCAGGACATCGACACCGCAGTGACCCTGGGTCTCAACTATCCGATGGGGCCTTTTACCTTGATGGACTTCACCGGAATCGATATCTCAAAGTTCGTTCTCGATTACTTCTACGAGGAAACCAAGAATCCGTTCTGGGCTCCTCCCTATACTCTGAAGGCTATAATCAGGGCTGGTAAGCTGGGCAGGAAGACCGGAGCGGGATGGTACGACTATAGCAAGTAA
- a CDS encoding enoyl-CoA hydratase/isomerase family protein has product MSYEAIQVTREGKVAVITLNRPPMNPLNSAVFRDLAKAADEFSTDARVKAVIITGAGGKAFAAGADVSEMATLTPVEVYSFCQGSKIAFSKLENLNKPVIAAVSGVAFGGGCELALACDFRIAADNAKFAFPETGLGIIPGGGGTQRLPRLVGATKAKELIFLGDIIDAVTAERIGLVNKVVPADALMEEAMRMANKLAEKPLVAIQMAKAAINLGGNVDLTSGLEAEIQNFVIAFASADGKEGLSAFVEKRKPNYTDK; this is encoded by the coding sequence ATGTCCTACGAAGCGATTCAGGTAACCAGAGAAGGCAAGGTGGCGGTCATCACCCTGAACCGCCCTCCCATGAATCCCTTGAACAGCGCGGTATTCAGGGATTTAGCTAAAGCAGCGGACGAATTCAGCACCGATGCCAGAGTGAAGGCGGTTATTATTACTGGGGCTGGAGGTAAAGCATTTGCGGCTGGGGCAGACGTCTCGGAAATGGCTACTCTTACCCCTGTGGAGGTATACAGTTTCTGCCAGGGCTCGAAGATAGCCTTTTCGAAGCTGGAGAACCTGAATAAACCTGTTATTGCCGCTGTAAGCGGGGTGGCGTTTGGTGGTGGTTGCGAGTTAGCGTTGGCTTGCGATTTTCGTATTGCGGCGGACAACGCGAAGTTTGCCTTTCCGGAAACTGGCCTAGGTATAATTCCCGGTGGTGGTGGGACACAGAGACTGCCTAGGCTGGTCGGGGCGACCAAAGCCAAAGAACTAATCTTTCTGGGCGACATAATTGACGCTGTTACAGCAGAGAGAATCGGGCTAGTAAACAAAGTGGTGCCGGCGGATGCCCTCATGGAAGAGGCCATGAGGATGGCCAATAAATTGGCGGAGAAGCCCTTAGTTGCCATACAGATGGCTAAGGCCGCTATTAACCTGGGGGGGAATGTTGACCTTACCTCTGGCTTGGAAGCGGAGATTCAGAATTTTGTCATCGCTTTTGCCAGTGCGGATGGCAAGGAGGGCCTATCAGCGTTCGTGGAGAAGCGAAAACCGAACTATACGGACAAGTAG
- a CDS encoding acyl-CoA dehydrogenase family protein, producing the protein MSELPKGGTFLFGQTDPQSVFTPEDFTEEHKMVYRTALGFVNDKILPVMDDLEAKKEGLNRELLLMAGELGLLGTDVPEEYGGFAMDKISTSIVAECMGRAGGFAMTHGGQTGIGQLPIVYFGTHEQKMKYLPGIVSGEKVTAYALTEPGAGSDALAGKTWAVLSPDGKYYILNGTKQFITNAGFADLYIVFAKIDRDKFTGFIVEADSEGLSTGPEEHKMGIKGSSTRTVILEDVKVPVENVLFEIGKGHVIAFNILNMGRYKLAGNAVGNCKFAIELSAQYANDRRQFNQPIAEFGLIKEKLAEMNTRTYIAESMVYRTGGLLDQMMHTLDLSGPDSGQVAAKGIEEYALECSMNKVFATEVQGYVMDEGVQIHGGYGFTSEYTIERLYRDCRVYRIFEGTNEINRTVITSTLVRRGLKGDIPLKEAIEGLRARLASGIGPRQNEGELVQAAKDMLLLSLGVGIDKYGQGLLKHQEIVGKIADMAMLTFGMESGWLRAQKALANTGEADARIKLNMARVFINSAIGTIFNLAREVLAGLASGEELAGLLADLQKLCQYTPSNTIAMRREIAAAVSAAARYVA; encoded by the coding sequence ATGAGCGAGTTACCCAAAGGGGGAACCTTTCTCTTCGGTCAGACCGATCCTCAAAGCGTGTTTACTCCGGAGGACTTTACCGAAGAGCACAAGATGGTCTATCGGACGGCGTTAGGGTTTGTTAATGACAAAATCCTGCCCGTAATGGATGACCTTGAAGCCAAGAAGGAAGGCCTTAACAGGGAACTTCTACTAATGGCTGGAGAACTGGGACTTCTGGGGACCGATGTTCCGGAGGAATACGGCGGATTCGCCATGGACAAGATCAGCACCAGCATTGTGGCGGAGTGCATGGGACGTGCGGGTGGATTTGCCATGACCCATGGGGGGCAGACGGGTATTGGTCAGTTGCCTATTGTCTATTTTGGCACCCATGAGCAGAAGATGAAGTACCTGCCAGGGATTGTCAGCGGCGAAAAAGTTACTGCGTACGCCCTGACTGAACCGGGGGCAGGTTCAGACGCTTTGGCTGGAAAGACATGGGCGGTCCTCAGCCCGGATGGAAAGTACTACATCTTGAATGGCACCAAACAATTCATCACCAACGCCGGATTTGCTGACCTGTACATTGTCTTTGCCAAGATAGACAGGGACAAGTTTACGGGCTTCATCGTAGAAGCCGACTCCGAAGGCCTTTCTACCGGTCCCGAGGAACACAAGATGGGGATCAAGGGCTCGTCGACCAGGACGGTGATACTTGAAGACGTAAAGGTTCCGGTTGAAAACGTTCTTTTCGAGATTGGCAAGGGACACGTAATCGCCTTCAATATTCTGAACATGGGACGCTATAAGCTGGCGGGCAATGCCGTAGGTAACTGTAAGTTCGCCATTGAGCTGTCTGCACAATATGCAAATGATCGCAGGCAGTTCAACCAACCAATCGCTGAGTTCGGTCTTATAAAGGAAAAACTAGCCGAAATGAATACCAGGACGTACATCGCCGAGAGCATGGTCTACCGTACGGGAGGATTGCTGGACCAGATGATGCACACGTTGGATTTGTCTGGTCCTGACAGCGGCCAGGTGGCAGCCAAAGGGATTGAGGAATATGCATTGGAGTGCTCAATGAACAAAGTTTTTGCCACTGAGGTTCAAGGTTATGTTATGGACGAAGGCGTACAAATTCATGGAGGGTACGGATTCACGTCGGAGTACACCATTGAAAGGCTGTACAGAGACTGCAGGGTATATCGGATATTCGAGGGCACTAATGAGATTAACCGGACTGTCATAACGAGTACCTTGGTCCGCCGCGGACTGAAGGGAGACATTCCGCTCAAGGAGGCCATTGAAGGATTACGGGCCAGGTTAGCATCCGGAATTGGACCACGGCAAAACGAAGGCGAATTGGTACAGGCTGCGAAAGACATGCTGCTGTTGAGCTTGGGTGTGGGCATTGATAAGTATGGTCAGGGTCTGCTCAAGCATCAAGAGATTGTCGGGAAAATCGCGGACATGGCCATGCTTACCTTTGGAATGGAGAGCGGTTGGCTCCGTGCCCAGAAGGCATTAGCCAATACTGGCGAGGCGGACGCAAGAATTAAGCTAAACATGGCGAGAGTCTTTATCAATTCCGCTATTGGCACCATATTTAACTTGGCCAGAGAGGTCTTGGCAGGACTTGCCAGCGGTGAGGAATTAGCTGGGCTCCTGGCGGACTTGCAGAAGTTGTGCCAGTACACGCCGAGCAACACCATAGCTATGAGACGGGAAATTGCGGCGGCTGTCTCGGCGGCGGCTAGGTATGTTGCGTAG